In one Nicotiana sylvestris chromosome 8, ASM39365v2, whole genome shotgun sequence genomic region, the following are encoded:
- the LOC138874456 gene encoding secreted RxLR effector protein 161-like produces MGANIVEDNKKRKKASDPKYNLSKKRFSENCYNCGKIGHKSTECRARKKDKKRGQANMVEKTPIDVNLALTKNKGQSITQLDYTRPLGCLMYIMNCTRPDIACAISKLSRYMSNPDQSHWMAMKRVLGYLEHTQNFDLHYSKFPAVIEGYRDANWITSSVDSKSTSGYVFIVGG; encoded by the coding sequence atgggagcaaatattgttgaagataacaaaaagagaaagaaggcttctgaTCCGAAATACAACCTAAGCAAGAAGCGGTTTAGTGaaaactgctacaactgtgggaaaatcggacacaaatctacggagtgtcgtgctcggaagaaagacaagaaaaggggtcaagcaaacatggtagaaaagactccaattgacgtgaatcttgcactaACAAAGAATAAAGGCCAAAGCATAACACAATTGGATTATACTCGTccgttgggatgcttaatgtatatcatgaattgtacacgaccagatatagcttgtgctataagtaaactgagCCGATATATGAGCAATCCAGaccaatctcattggatggcaatgaaacgagttttgggatatttagaacatacccagaactttgatttgcactacagtaaattcCCTGCGGTGATTGAGGGATAccgtgatgcaaattggatcactaGTTCAGTTGATTCTAAGTCCacgagtggatatgtattcattGTTGGTGGATGA